A DNA window from Deltaproteobacteria bacterium contains the following coding sequences:
- a CDS encoding sigma-70 family RNA polymerase sigma factor codes for MNIENNPFLYRENDFPELEDDDFELSHQETEESHHDKVPEEKEASSGGFLDSPCFSMGAYFQEIGGVPLLTPEQERDLAMRIEEGGNRIRALLLESPVGVEWIKSVRDSMEKGEVDLKDILDTGPRRTCQGQESQSALKKRFLAFAEEILARNGDGNGTGRVGSTRTAERNRSQRIGEQLLDRIPIKQKILRDLEISLRDRLTAMRRQEEGSPRSRLARERAERILMAVEGLRREVKRARDDFVSANLRLVINIAKKYVNRGLSLSDLIQEGNIGLMKAVDRFNYRKGYRFATYASWWILQGITRAIAEQARTIRVPVHVIENEAKVVKTIASLMHQLGRKPTPSEVAEAANLPLAKVKKILYMPKGRTVSLEAPVGDRGSHIADFIADQHSASPLEETIQINLTMEIRRALVFLSPREAKILRMRFGIDEKRPYTLKEVGSIFGITRERIRQIEAKALQRLKESERRGKLISFYK; via the coding sequence ATGAACATAGAGAACAATCCTTTCCTTTACAGGGAGAATGACTTTCCAGAGCTCGAGGACGATGATTTTGAACTCAGCCACCAAGAAACCGAAGAGTCCCATCACGACAAGGTCCCGGAAGAGAAGGAAGCCTCGTCCGGAGGGTTTCTCGACTCTCCTTGCTTCTCCATGGGGGCCTATTTTCAAGAAATCGGGGGCGTCCCTCTTTTGACGCCGGAGCAGGAACGGGATCTGGCCATGAGAATCGAAGAGGGCGGAAACCGGATAAGGGCCCTGCTGCTCGAAAGCCCCGTGGGAGTGGAGTGGATCAAGTCGGTTCGCGATAGTATGGAGAAAGGAGAGGTCGACCTCAAAGATATCCTGGATACCGGTCCACGGCGCACCTGCCAGGGACAAGAGAGCCAATCGGCTCTCAAGAAAAGATTCCTTGCCTTTGCCGAGGAGATCCTCGCCCGCAACGGAGATGGAAACGGCACCGGGCGTGTAGGATCGACCAGGACTGCAGAAAGGAATAGAAGCCAGAGGATCGGCGAACAGCTTCTTGACCGAATCCCGATCAAACAGAAAATCCTGAGAGATCTGGAGATAAGCCTCAGGGACCGCCTTACGGCCATGCGCCGCCAGGAAGAGGGCAGCCCTCGATCCCGGTTGGCCCGGGAGAGGGCAGAAAGAATCCTCATGGCCGTGGAGGGCTTGCGGCGCGAAGTGAAAAGGGCGCGTGATGATTTTGTGAGCGCCAATCTACGGCTGGTTATCAACATTGCCAAGAAATACGTCAACAGGGGACTCTCCCTGTCCGACCTGATTCAGGAGGGCAATATCGGTCTCATGAAGGCCGTTGATCGATTCAACTATCGCAAAGGGTACCGGTTCGCCACCTACGCTTCCTGGTGGATACTGCAGGGTATAACCCGGGCGATCGCGGAACAGGCCAGAACCATCCGCGTGCCGGTCCACGTCATCGAAAACGAGGCGAAGGTAGTAAAAACGATCGCCAGCCTCATGCACCAGCTCGGCAGAAAGCCCACACCTTCGGAGGTGGCAGAGGCAGCCAACCTGCCTCTTGCGAAGGTGAAGAAGATCCTCTATATGCCCAAGGGAAGAACCGTCTCCCTGGAGGCTCCGGTGGGCGATAGGGGGTCGCACATCGCGGACTTTATCGCCGACCAGCATTCAGCCTCACCTCTCGAAGAGACGATACAGATCAATCTGACCATGGAGATAAGGAGGGCTCTTGTCTTTCTGAGTCCGAGGGAGGCCAAGATCCTGAGAATGCGCTTCGGAATCGATGAGAAGCGGCCATACACCCTGAAGGAGGTGGGAAGTATCTTTGGAATCACCAGGGAACGGATCCGGCAGATCGAGGCGAAGGCCTTGCAGAGATTGAAGGAATCCGAAAGGAGGGGTAAGCTGATCAGCTTCTACAAGTAG
- a CDS encoding PIG-L family deacetylase codes for MRHGPKRKRVLAVFAHPDDEGQIAGMLARYASQGIETALLCATRGELGSTGDPSLLAGRSMAQVREEELQCVRRILGVKELHFLGYQEGLFHRADPDQVIEKIREAIARFTPQVVITFGPEGVYGHRDHVAISRLTTAAFLSSREKNLSRGLEFPLKLYYTAFPRSLFERLRRRGIEFKIDIEGAIRRIDGVPDEEITTIIDVTDFRDRKIEAFRCHRSQLRPGDFRWIIMEGKLRELLATERLVRVFPPVKGTGEKERGLFEAPDGLASGSGGSRSLKGF; via the coding sequence ATGCGCCACGGACCGAAAAGGAAGAGGGTCTTGGCGGTCTTCGCCCATCCTGATGATGAGGGCCAGATCGCAGGGATGCTCGCCAGGTATGCCTCTCAGGGAATAGAGACAGCACTCCTCTGCGCGACACGGGGAGAATTAGGCAGTACGGGAGATCCTTCCCTTCTCGCGGGAAGATCGATGGCCCAGGTGAGAGAGGAAGAACTCCAATGCGTGCGTAGGATCCTGGGGGTGAAGGAGCTCCACTTTCTGGGGTATCAGGAGGGCCTGTTTCATAGAGCCGACCCTGACCAGGTGATCGAAAAGATCCGGGAGGCGATTGCTCGGTTCACTCCGCAAGTGGTCATCACTTTCGGCCCTGAAGGGGTTTACGGGCACAGGGATCACGTGGCAATCAGCCGCCTGACAACGGCTGCGTTCCTTTCCTCGCGCGAGAAAAACCTGTCCCGGGGACTGGAATTTCCCCTCAAACTCTACTATACGGCCTTTCCGCGCAGTCTCTTTGAGAGGCTCCGCAGGCGGGGAATCGAATTCAAGATCGATATCGAGGGGGCGATTCGAAGGATCGATGGAGTTCCCGATGAGGAGATCACCACGATCATCGATGTCACCGACTTTCGGGATCGGAAGATAGAGGCCTTCCGCTGTCACCGATCGCAACTCCGGCCAGGGGACTTCAGGTGGATTATTATGGAGGGGAAGCTTCGGGAACTGCTTGCCACAGAGCGGCTTGTCAGGGTCTTTCCTCCTGTGAAAGGGACCGGGGAGAAGGAAAGGGGACTTTTTGAGGCTCCGGATGGATTAGCCTCTGGGTCGGGAGGGTCTCGGAGTCTGAAAGGCTTCTAG
- a CDS encoding sulfite exporter TauE/SafE family protein: MSGMFGIGGGSVRTPLLYLAGLPLLSAFGINLIVIPFSSLVGALSHRRNIDWKYAKYVVPGGTVGTVTGAFLAGWITTPVLAVVFVVVSVITVLGIHFERISPRRAERINPTGTAVVSGAFFLNLITAMRGGSGGSLFPPFLKMMKLDIRKAIATSLFATIFTAMAGGAVFWYRGDVPPLAAVVVIIGSMGGARLGSSISLRTKPLWLETGLSVFIVLLAMVVVYKAL; this comes from the coding sequence ATGAGCGGGATGTTCGGAATCGGCGGCGGTTCGGTCAGAACACCGTTGCTCTACCTTGCGGGATTGCCGTTGCTGAGCGCTTTCGGGATAAACCTGATAGTGATCCCTTTCTCCTCTCTTGTAGGGGCTTTAAGTCACAGGAGGAACATCGACTGGAAGTATGCCAAATACGTAGTACCTGGTGGTACCGTGGGAACGGTGACGGGTGCTTTTCTTGCAGGGTGGATAACGACCCCTGTGCTGGCCGTCGTCTTTGTCGTCGTTTCCGTGATAACCGTATTGGGGATTCATTTTGAAAGAATCAGCCCGAGGCGTGCTGAGAGAATCAATCCGACCGGGACTGCAGTGGTTTCCGGAGCTTTCTTCCTGAACCTGATAACCGCCATGCGCGGGGGGAGTGGAGGATCCTTGTTCCCCCCTTTCCTCAAAATGATGAAGCTCGACATACGCAAGGCCATAGCCACATCCCTGTTTGCGACGATTTTCACGGCCATGGCCGGTGGAGCCGTTTTCTGGTACCGGGGGGATGTGCCGCCACTGGCAGCGGTAGTGGTCATTATAGGGTCGATGGGGGGAGCGAGGTTGGGTAGTTCGATCTCTCTGAGAACAAAACCCCTCTGGTTGGAAACAGGTCTTTCTGTCTTTATTGTCCTTCTTGCAATGGTTGTGGTATACAAGGCCCTCTAG
- a CDS encoding sulfite exporter TauE/SafE family protein yields the protein MEMELIHIIALLATGVGVGFASGLLGIGGCFIMIPVQYWVYLSMGVEPGIAIKLAFGTNLFVVVPTAISGSLGHHRKGAVWWKAAFVLGVCGLVGAIAGATIATHIPGNILVVVFGAVILLGGVRMLTARPPKVEEEPKDSVLLWVLWGLPLGIVTGFIGIGGGVLMVPVMTLFLKFRIHRAVGTSTAMMILTSIGGLIGYIVNGWNVAGIPSPNLGYVHIWSWLALAVTSVGMAQVGAKAAHLLPARQLKLIFIIVMLYMGLKMIGVFHWLHLPI from the coding sequence TTGGAGATGGAGTTGATTCACATTATTGCGCTTTTGGCTACGGGAGTGGGGGTGGGCTTTGCCAGCGGTCTCCTGGGAATCGGTGGTTGTTTTATAATGATACCTGTTCAGTATTGGGTGTACCTGTCGATGGGTGTTGAGCCCGGCATTGCCATCAAGCTTGCCTTTGGGACCAACCTGTTTGTGGTCGTGCCCACGGCCATAAGCGGCTCCCTGGGGCATCACAGAAAGGGGGCTGTCTGGTGGAAGGCAGCGTTCGTGCTCGGCGTCTGCGGGCTCGTCGGAGCGATCGCCGGGGCCACCATTGCGACACATATTCCAGGCAATATACTTGTGGTTGTCTTTGGTGCGGTGATTCTCTTGGGCGGCGTGAGGATGCTCACTGCCAGGCCTCCGAAGGTCGAGGAGGAGCCGAAGGACAGCGTGCTTCTCTGGGTTCTCTGGGGTCTGCCGCTGGGGATCGTTACCGGCTTTATCGGTATCGGTGGCGGGGTTTTGATGGTCCCGGTGATGACCCTGTTTCTGAAGTTCAGAATACACAGGGCCGTGGGAACATCGACTGCCATGATGATTCTGACGAGCATCGGGGGGTTGATCGGCTATATCGTGAACGGCTGGAATGTGGCGGGAATCCCTTCGCCCAATCTGGGGTATGTCCATATCTGGTCGTGGCTGGCCCTGGCCGTAACGAGTGTGGGCATGGCCCAGGTAGGGGCAAAAGCGGCCCATCTGCTTCCTGCCAGGCAGTTGAAACTCATCTTCATAATCGTCATGCTCTACATGGGCCTCAAGATGATAGGGGTTTTCCACTGGCTCCACCTGCCCATATAG
- a CDS encoding cation transporter, which yields MENHGHSDGFDEPRGGVTRYRRELSMVLVITATIMIAEVVGGLLSNSLALLSDAAHMLTDILALLLSLLAFRFSTRPPTRKTTFGFRRLEIFAAQINGAFLVFLALFIFYEAYQRLLEPQPIRSLLMMIVAGVGLLANVASAMILHRSSEKNLSVKASFLHIMGDLLSSVGVVIGGAVIYFTGWYLIDPILGVMIGLVILKGAYSVVSETANVLLEAVPRHIDLEALIREVETMEGVEFFHDVHLWTISSGLYALSGHVLIKDQMVSESGRILEAIRSHLRDRYGVNHTTLQLECECESCESGFVCPLESA from the coding sequence ATGGAAAATCACGGCCACTCTGATGGCTTTGATGAACCACGAGGAGGAGTGACCAGGTATCGGCGGGAGCTCTCCATGGTCCTCGTGATCACCGCGACCATCATGATCGCCGAGGTGGTTGGAGGGTTGCTCTCAAACAGCTTGGCTCTGCTCAGCGATGCAGCCCATATGCTGACAGACATTCTCGCGCTGCTCCTGAGTCTGCTCGCCTTCAGGTTCTCGACCCGGCCGCCCACAAGGAAGACCACCTTCGGCTTCCGCCGCCTGGAGATCTTCGCCGCCCAGATAAACGGGGCTTTTCTGGTCTTTCTCGCGCTCTTTATCTTCTATGAGGCATACCAGCGTCTCTTGGAGCCCCAGCCGATAAGGAGCCTTCTCATGATGATCGTCGCCGGGGTCGGGCTTTTGGCAAATGTCGCCAGTGCCATGATCCTCCATCGATCGAGCGAGAAGAACCTCAGCGTGAAGGCATCCTTCCTCCATATCATGGGCGATCTTCTCTCTTCTGTGGGAGTAGTTATCGGGGGAGCAGTCATCTATTTTACCGGATGGTATCTCATCGACCCGATACTCGGTGTCATGATCGGCCTGGTCATCTTGAAAGGGGCGTACAGCGTTGTGAGCGAGACGGCCAATGTCCTTCTCGAAGCCGTCCCAAGGCATATCGATCTCGAAGCCCTTATTCGAGAAGTCGAGACAATGGAGGGGGTGGAATTCTTTCATGACGTTCATTTGTGGACCATAAGCTCGGGCCTCTACGCGCTGAGCGGGCACGTGCTCATAAAGGACCAGATGGTCAGTGAAAGTGGAAGGATCCTCGAGGCAATCAGGAGCCATCTGAGGGACCGGTATGGTGTCAATCACACGACACTCCAGCTCGAGTGCGAATGCGAGTCATGCGAGTCGGGTTTTGTGTGTCCCCTGGAAAGTGCATGA
- a CDS encoding patatin-like phospholipase family protein has product MTKIPRIGLALGGGGARGLAHIGVLKVLERQGIPIDVVVGTSMGALVGAGYAVMPDTAALERRVREILGGSPRERRMLAALKKLDPVEVSKPDLVHRLIQIVEKELFLNLVFVRKALLSEREMERILKACLPDVDLRDTRIPYGAVAVDLISGREVILKQGSLIRAVMASCAVPGFMPPVSWGEMLLVDGGVIDVIPGDAARELGADIVIGVDVGFRIHRAHVIGDGLDEIHRVTEIMSFYLGRERRESADLLIEPAVGKTGWTDFLRYEELIREGERAAESKLGEIKKVLSKGSKRGLIRWAGGILGLKRQGRRASNRQERAALVRRELRGKPSSALERQ; this is encoded by the coding sequence ATGACCAAGATACCCAGGATCGGTCTCGCCCTCGGAGGGGGAGGGGCCAGGGGTCTGGCTCACATCGGCGTGCTGAAGGTCCTGGAGCGGCAGGGCATCCCCATTGATGTGGTCGTGGGAACCAGCATGGGGGCCCTTGTTGGAGCCGGCTATGCGGTTATGCCCGACACCGCGGCCCTGGAAAGGCGTGTCCGTGAGATTCTCGGCGGTAGCCCCAGGGAGAGGAGGATGCTTGCCGCGCTCAAGAAGCTCGATCCCGTGGAGGTGTCCAAGCCGGACCTGGTTCACCGCCTGATTCAGATCGTGGAGAAGGAACTCTTCTTGAACCTGGTTTTCGTGCGGAAGGCTCTTCTTTCCGAGAGGGAGATGGAGAGGATTCTAAAGGCCTGTCTGCCAGACGTGGATCTGAGAGACACCAGGATCCCATACGGGGCGGTGGCAGTGGACCTGATCTCCGGCAGGGAGGTCATCCTCAAGCAGGGGTCCCTCATAAGGGCCGTCATGGCGAGCTGCGCCGTACCTGGATTCATGCCCCCGGTTTCGTGGGGCGAGATGCTTCTCGTGGATGGTGGGGTGATCGACGTTATCCCTGGAGACGCGGCAAGAGAGTTGGGGGCTGACATCGTTATCGGAGTCGATGTAGGCTTCCGTATCCACCGGGCCCATGTCATCGGAGACGGCCTTGACGAGATCCATCGGGTCACGGAAATCATGAGTTTCTACCTCGGCCGGGAACGGAGGGAGAGCGCCGATCTCCTCATCGAGCCGGCCGTAGGGAAGACCGGATGGACCGATTTCCTCAGATACGAGGAACTGATCCGGGAGGGAGAGAGGGCGGCGGAGTCAAAACTCGGGGAGATCAAGAAGGTCTTGAGCAAGGGAAGCAAGAGAGGGCTGATCCGGTGGGCCGGAGGGATTCTCGGACTGAAGAGGCAGGGGCGACGAGCTTCCAATAGGCAAGAAAGAGCTGCTCTGGTTCGCAGGGAGCTCCGTGGTAAACCCTCATCGGCTCTTGAAAGGCAATAA
- a CDS encoding sigma 54-interacting transcriptional regulator, with product MNEADRRGLDSPSLNGPVCIGRADVTPCCVILESINDGVFIVGPDRRITSFFNRAAEEITGFSSEEAMGRYCFDVFRSDLCQTRCPLELTMNTGQAVYDQPCTIINKAGEEVAVSTTTAPIRNGEGEVVGAVEIFRDLSLVEALRKALSARYRLGDLVSKSPRMQEIFEILPDVAESDSTVLIQGPSGSGKEVLATAIHDLSLRKGNPFVKVNCGAIPDTLLESELFGYVRGAFTDARRDKPGRFSLANHGTLFLDEVADMSPALQVKLLRVLEEKRFIPLGGTTPVKADVRIIAASNRDIERRVKEGRFREDLYYRLNIIKIELPPLCERSEDIPLLVENFISKLNSLKRKCVSGVSHEVMDLLMNYPFPGNVRELENILEHAFVLCRGPFIEKRDLPCDLLEKAVSSRKTWERGPLACSEAQTIEQILEKHGGNRILAARELGMSRSTLWRKMKRFHLQ from the coding sequence ATGAACGAAGCAGATCGAAGAGGCCTCGATTCTCCTTCATTGAACGGTCCTGTCTGCATCGGCCGGGCGGATGTGACCCCTTGCTGCGTCATCCTGGAGAGTATCAATGACGGGGTTTTCATCGTTGGCCCTGACAGGAGAATCACGTCCTTCTTCAACAGGGCCGCGGAGGAGATCACCGGGTTCAGTTCGGAAGAGGCAATGGGCCGGTACTGTTTTGACGTTTTCCGATCCGATCTCTGCCAGACCCGGTGCCCCCTGGAACTGACCATGAACACGGGCCAGGCGGTCTACGACCAGCCCTGCACCATCATCAACAAGGCAGGAGAAGAAGTCGCGGTGAGCACGACCACGGCTCCAATACGGAACGGCGAAGGCGAGGTGGTGGGGGCGGTCGAGATCTTCAGGGATCTCTCCCTTGTCGAGGCCTTGAGGAAGGCCCTTTCAGCAAGATACCGTCTCGGCGATCTGGTCAGTAAGAGTCCGAGGATGCAGGAGATTTTCGAGATCCTTCCCGACGTGGCCGAGAGCGACAGCACGGTGCTGATCCAGGGGCCGAGCGGTTCGGGCAAGGAGGTTCTGGCCACGGCGATCCATGATTTGAGTCTCAGGAAGGGAAACCCCTTTGTGAAGGTCAACTGCGGCGCCATTCCCGACACGCTTCTTGAATCCGAGCTTTTCGGATATGTGAGAGGAGCATTCACCGATGCGAGAAGAGACAAACCCGGCAGGTTTTCGCTGGCCAACCACGGCACCCTTTTCCTCGACGAGGTCGCCGACATGTCGCCGGCTCTGCAGGTCAAGCTTCTCCGGGTTCTCGAAGAGAAGCGGTTCATTCCCCTGGGTGGAACCACGCCGGTGAAGGCCGACGTCCGAATCATTGCCGCCAGCAACAGGGATATCGAAAGACGGGTGAAGGAGGGCAGGTTCAGGGAAGACCTCTACTACCGCCTCAACATCATAAAGATAGAGCTCCCGCCCCTGTGCGAGAGAAGCGAGGATATCCCTCTCCTGGTTGAGAATTTTATTTCAAAGCTGAACTCCCTGAAGAGGAAGTGCGTCTCAGGAGTCTCCCATGAGGTGATGGACCTCTTGATGAACTACCCTTTTCCCGGGAACGTGAGGGAATTGGAGAACATCCTGGAACATGCCTTTGTTCTCTGTAGGGGCCCTTTCATCGAGAAGAGGGATCTGCCTTGCGATCTTCTGGAGAAGGCGGTCTCTTCCAGGAAGACATGGGAGAGAGGACCCCTGGCATGCTCGGAGGCCCAAACCATCGAGCAAATCCTGGAAAAACACGGGGGCAACCGGATCCTCGCCGCCCGCGAACTCGGCATGAGCCGGTCCACCCTCTGGCGCAAGATGAAGCGATTCCACCTCCAGTAA
- a CDS encoding winged helix-turn-helix transcriptional regulator gives MDPKTHARLEARARVIKAVAHPTRLFIVDELSRGERCVCELTELIGADTSTVSKHLSILKNAGILRDERRGSQIFYMLRMPSILSFFKGVEAVIRSNAEAQLALSK, from the coding sequence GTGGACCCAAAGACTCATGCACGGCTCGAAGCACGGGCACGGGTCATAAAGGCCGTGGCCCACCCGACGCGGCTCTTTATCGTTGACGAGCTGTCACGGGGAGAGAGGTGCGTCTGCGAGCTCACCGAGTTGATCGGTGCCGACACATCAACCGTCTCAAAGCATCTTTCGATCCTTAAGAACGCCGGAATCTTGCGGGATGAGAGAAGGGGGTCTCAGATATTCTATATGCTGAGAATGCCGTCTATCCTCAGTTTTTTCAAGGGCGTGGAAGCGGTGATCCGCTCGAATGCCGAGGCGCAGCTCGCCCTGAGCAAGTGA
- the arsB gene encoding ACR3 family arsenite efflux transporter, with amino-acid sequence MGAEAHTTGESKGLSPFEKYLSVWVILCILAGIFLGKVAPSGAEFLDGMAIYVGEAPVVSIPIAVCLFFMMYPIMVKIDFGEVIKAGKNAKPVLLTLVLNWAIKPFTMYAISLFFLGTLFYAFIGPEAVDHVKMPLGLSLPVGAAHGAGKVVLVNGAKVLEVPLWRSYLAGCILLGIAPCTAMVLVWGFLARGNDGHTLVMVAINSLTMLVLYGPLGGFLLGVGRLPVPWQALVLSIGIYVALPLVAGYFSRKLLIRSRGEEWFREKFLHILTPVTIVALLVTLVLLFSFKGDVIVSNPLTILWIAIPLFIQTNLIYWIGYGLSRVIRLSYEDAAPSAMIGASNHFEVAIATATMLFGISSGAALATVVGVLIEVPVMLMLVKICLRTRHWFQQGAISKEAYPAEAPSPREISKTP; translated from the coding sequence ATGGGAGCAGAAGCGCACACCACCGGAGAATCCAAGGGTCTGAGTCCGTTTGAGAAGTATCTCTCCGTCTGGGTGATTCTCTGCATTCTGGCAGGAATCTTTCTCGGCAAGGTCGCACCCTCTGGGGCCGAATTTCTCGACGGGATGGCCATCTACGTTGGAGAGGCACCCGTGGTATCCATCCCCATAGCCGTCTGCCTCTTCTTCATGATGTATCCCATCATGGTGAAAATCGATTTCGGGGAGGTGATAAAGGCGGGGAAAAACGCCAAGCCGGTCCTTCTCACCCTGGTTTTGAACTGGGCGATCAAACCCTTTACCATGTATGCGATCTCTCTCTTCTTTCTGGGCACGCTGTTCTATGCCTTCATAGGACCGGAAGCCGTGGACCACGTAAAGATGCCCCTCGGACTCAGCCTGCCCGTAGGCGCCGCGCACGGAGCGGGGAAGGTGGTTCTGGTAAACGGGGCCAAGGTGCTGGAGGTTCCCCTGTGGCGAAGCTATCTTGCGGGCTGCATTCTTCTGGGGATCGCTCCCTGTACCGCCATGGTCCTTGTCTGGGGGTTTCTGGCCAGGGGAAACGACGGCCATACCCTGGTCATGGTTGCCATCAACTCCCTCACCATGCTCGTTCTGTACGGTCCCCTGGGTGGGTTCCTTCTCGGGGTGGGAAGGCTTCCTGTACCGTGGCAGGCCCTGGTTCTCTCGATAGGCATCTATGTGGCACTTCCCCTGGTAGCCGGTTATTTTTCTCGAAAACTCCTGATCCGTTCCCGGGGTGAAGAGTGGTTCAGGGAGAAGTTCCTCCACATTCTCACTCCCGTAACGATCGTGGCCCTGCTCGTTACTCTGGTTCTGCTTTTCTCCTTCAAAGGGGATGTTATCGTCTCAAACCCCCTTACCATCCTCTGGATTGCCATCCCCCTTTTCATCCAGACCAATCTCATCTACTGGATCGGCTACGGTCTGTCCAGGGTCATAAGGCTCTCCTATGAAGACGCCGCACCCTCTGCCATGATCGGTGCATCGAACCATTTCGAAGTGGCCATCGCCACTGCCACCATGCTTTTCGGAATCTCCTCGGGGGCTGCCCTGGCCACCGTTGTCGGCGTGCTCATCGAGGTGCCGGTTATGCTCATGCTGGTAAAGATCTGCCTGCGAACCCGGCACTGGTTCCAGCAAGGTGCGATTTCGAAAGAGGCCTACCCGGCAGAGGCTCCGTCACCGCGAGAGATATCGAAAACTCCTTGA
- a CDS encoding arsenate reductase ArsC, with the protein MKGNKVATPPLRVLFVCTGNSCRSQMAEGWARHILGNRVEAHSAGTEPGALHPGAIQVMGEAGVDISFQRSKSMDEFRGQPFDLVIILCDDAESLCPVFPGGSKRIHVGFPDPARAAGTEEEIMEAFRLIRDRIRRELIDLVEEEITRCRNHPL; encoded by the coding sequence ATGAAAGGCAACAAGGTGGCCACCCCACCATTGAGGGTACTGTTTGTCTGTACCGGTAATTCCTGCCGGAGCCAGATGGCAGAGGGGTGGGCCCGCCACATCCTGGGGAATCGGGTGGAGGCACACTCGGCTGGTACCGAACCGGGTGCGCTCCATCCCGGGGCGATCCAGGTGATGGGGGAGGCCGGGGTTGATATCTCCTTTCAGCGGTCGAAGTCCATGGATGAATTCCGGGGTCAACCCTTTGATCTCGTGATCATCCTCTGCGACGATGCTGAGTCGCTCTGTCCGGTCTTCCCCGGTGGATCAAAGAGGATCCACGTGGGGTTCCCTGATCCTGCCCGGGCCGCAGGCACTGAGGAGGAGATCATGGAAGCCTTCCGGCTGATCCGCGACAGGATACGAAGGGAGTTGATAGACCTCGTAGAAGAGGAGATCACCCGGTGCAGGAATCACCCGCTCTGA
- a CDS encoding winged helix-turn-helix transcriptional regulator → MRRLVQTLKACADANRIRILKMLQQKEMCVCEVAEALGVTQPSVSRHLRILGEADLVLQRREGVWMYYRLNPDPPTVYAQALLADIGSWLEDDPEIQALLKKASGLDRDILCGRPPERRPRTSPL, encoded by the coding sequence ATGAGGCGCCTGGTACAAACCCTCAAGGCGTGTGCGGATGCCAACCGGATCCGTATACTCAAGATGCTCCAACAAAAGGAGATGTGTGTATGCGAGGTGGCCGAGGCTCTCGGGGTGACCCAACCCAGTGTCTCCCGCCACCTTAGAATCCTCGGCGAAGCGGACCTGGTCCTTCAGCGGCGCGAGGGAGTCTGGATGTATTATCGTTTGAACCCCGATCCACCCACTGTATACGCGCAAGCCCTCTTGGCGGACATCGGGAGCTGGCTCGAAGATGATCCGGAGATCCAGGCCCTTCTCAAGAAGGCTTCGGGCCTCGACCGGGACATACTGTGCGGCAGGCCGCCGGAGAGACGACCAAGGACCAGCCCCCTGTGA
- a CDS encoding threonine/serine dehydratase, with the protein MLTIPTLKDVFLARRIVKKHLVRTPLVHYPGLGDLLGCEAFVKHENHQLLGAFKVRGGVNLIAQLSEEERRRGVIAASTGNHGQSVAYGARLFGTRATICVPEKANPVKVEAMRYLGAEILFHGRDFDEARQYAESLAEQRGYRYIHSGDEPLLIAGVGTYALEIVEDQPDVETIVVPIGGGSGASGCCIVAKSIDPRIRIIGVQAQKAPSAYLSWKEKRRVEARMETFAEGLATRTPFDLPQRILQDPDRGLDDFVLVSEDELRRAVITALEKTHNLAEAAGASPIAGALRLKDRISGQKVALVMSGGNLSLERMREIVRLSMSRDGAQPVRQG; encoded by the coding sequence ATGCTCACCATCCCCACCCTAAAGGACGTGTTCCTTGCCCGTAGGATCGTCAAAAAGCACCTGGTCCGTACACCTCTCGTCCATTATCCCGGCCTTGGTGACCTCCTTGGATGCGAGGCCTTTGTCAAACACGAAAACCACCAGCTCCTGGGGGCCTTCAAGGTGAGGGGCGGGGTCAATCTCATCGCCCAACTCTCCGAGGAAGAGAGAAGGCGAGGCGTGATTGCCGCCTCCACGGGTAACCACGGCCAATCCGTCGCCTACGGAGCGAGGCTCTTCGGCACCCGGGCGACGATCTGTGTCCCTGAAAAGGCCAACCCTGTCAAGGTCGAGGCCATGAGGTACCTCGGTGCAGAGATCCTCTTTCACGGCAGGGACTTCGACGAGGCCAGGCAATACGCCGAATCCCTTGCCGAACAGAGGGGCTACCGGTACATCCATTCCGGCGATGAACCACTCCTGATTGCCGGCGTCGGAACCTACGCCCTTGAGATCGTGGAAGATCAACCCGATGTCGAGACCATAGTGGTCCCCATAGGCGGTGGAAGCGGAGCCTCAGGATGCTGCATCGTGGCAAAGTCGATCGATCCCCGAATCCGGATTATCGGCGTCCAGGCACAAAAGGCGCCGTCGGCCTATCTCTCGTGGAAGGAGAAGAGGCGGGTCGAGGCCCGGATGGAGACCTTCGCCGAAGGGCTTGCCACCCGGACTCCCTTTGATCTGCCCCAGCGCATTCTTCAGGACCCTGACAGGGGTCTGGACGACTTCGTTCTTGTGAGCGAGGACGAGCTCCGCAGGGCGGTCATTACGGCCCTGGAAAAGACCCACAACCTCGCCGAGGCTGCGGGCGCGTCCCCTATAGCAGGAGCATTGAGACTGAAAGACCGGATCTCCGGCCAGAAAGTCGCCCTTGTCATGAGCGGTGGGAACCTCTCCCTTGAAAGGATGCGAGAGATAGTGCGTCTCTCCATGTCCCGGGACGGAGCGCAACCCGTCCGACAGGGATGA